A window from Solanum stenotomum isolate F172 chromosome 5, ASM1918654v1, whole genome shotgun sequence encodes these proteins:
- the LOC125864051 gene encoding B3 domain-containing protein Os01g0905400-like: MEAYYDECKKDGLLINGKKVISFFKVMIVETFLQVLCFPPKFARLVPHLTDQEIYLEDSCGRRWMATMCNYNGSLAIRQGWAKFSAEHDLKVGEFLLFHYVPDDRHFIVQIFGTSGCEKIKFNSDISKGKPNEKTYQEITIKEESQSDFASVAVSLTI, encoded by the exons ATGGAAGCATACTATGATGAGTGCAAGAAGGACGGCTTGTTGATTAATGGAAAGAaagttatttctttctttaaagTAATGATTGTAGAAACTTTCCTACAAGTTCTG TGTTTTCCTCCAAAGTTTGCTCGCTTAGTTCCACACCTAACTGATCAGGAGATTTATTTGGAGGACTCATGTGGACGACGATGGATGGCAACAATGTGCAACTATAATGGTTCACTTGCTATCCGACAGGGCTGGGCCAAATTTTCAGCTGAGCATGATTTGAAAGTGGGTGAATTTTTGCTTTTCCATTATGTTCCGGATGATCGCCACTTCATTGTTCAAATATTCGGAACAAGTGGTTGTGAAAAGATCAAGTTCAATAGTGACATCAGCAAAGGAAAACCAAATGAAAAGACTTATCAGGAAATAACTATCAAAGAAGAATCTCAATCTG ACTTTGCCAGTGTTGCCGTAAGTTTAACTATTTGA